The following nucleotide sequence is from Streptomyces sp. HUAS CB01.
GCGCGGGCACGTCCGACAGCCGTTCGTGGTCGATCCTCCGTGCCAGCGGACCGAGGGCGCCGAGCAGCCGGGCCGCCGGCAGTCCGCTGCCGCCCCACACCCCTTCGACCAGCACCAGCCGCCCGCCGGGACGCACCAGGGACACCCAGTGGGCGAGGGCAGCCTCGGGGTCGGGCATCGCCCACAGGACATGGCGCACGAGCACGGCGTCGAACCGGCGGTCCCCCACCGGAGGGCGCTCCGCGGGGCCCGTCAGCACCTCGGCCCCCGTGCCGGCGAGTTTGCGGCACGCGGCCTCCACCATCCGCGGCGAGAGGTCGACGGCGGTCACCCGGTGGCCCTGCTCGGCGGCGAGCAGGGCCAGGCTGCCCGTGCCGCAGCCGAGGTCGAGCACGTCGGAGGGCGCCGGCGGCAGCCAGTGCCGCATGCGCTCCGCCCAGGCGCGGCGGACCCCGGGGTCGCGCAGCCCGTGGTCGGGCTCGTCGTCGAAGGTGTCCGCGGCGGCGTCCCAGTCGATCGTCGTCATGCGTCCGATCGTCGCAGCCGCCACTGACAACGGGTCGGTCAGCGAAGGGGCTTGCGGTAGTGGAAGCGGTCGTACGGACCTTCCGTCCGGCGCTCGACGACCTCGTAGCCGTACCGCTCGTACATCCGCCGGTTCTCCCACATCATCGCGTTCGTCAGCAGCCTTACCTCGGGCAGGCCGAGTTCGCGGGCGTGCTCCTCGACCCAGGCCAGCAGCCGGCGGCCGAGGCCGGTGCCCTGGGCGTCGGGGTGGACGGCGATGGAGTCCAGCCAGAGGTGGCCGGGTTCGGGGACCAGCACCAGGACCCCGTCGACGGGGTCACCGGTGACGCGGACCCGGCCGGCCGCCACGTTCGCCGCGTGGTCGGCCTGCATCGGGGCCGGCACGAGGCCGATCCGTTCGATGTAGTGGTGGTAGGCCGCGTCGGTCACGGCCTTCACCCGCGGGACGTCCGCGGGACCGGCCGGGCGTGGGGTGCCCCCCGCGCCCCGGAGGCGCGGGGGGTGGGAGGCGTCCGTCATGCCGTCACACTACGGCGGCGCCCGACCAGCTTCTTCACCGAGGGCCAGGCCAGCAGCACCGCGATCACGGCGTAGACCGCCACCGAGAACGGGGTGTCGACCAGGCCGGTGACGCTGCCGTCGCTGATCTGGAGCGCGCGCCGCAGCTGCTGTTCGGCTGCCGGGCCGAGGATGACGCCGATGACCGCTGGCAGCACGGGCAGTCCGTACCGCCGCATGCCGAATCCGATCAGGCCGATCAGGAGCAGGATCAGCAGGTCCAGGGGCTCCCCGCCGACCGCGTAGGCACCGACGGCGGCGAAGAAGAGGATGCCCGCGTACAGGTAGGGCCGCGGGATGCGCAGCAGCTTCGCCCACAGCGGTGCGAGCGGCAGGTTCAGTGCGAGCAGCAGGACCATGCCGACGAACAACGACGCGATCAGGCCCCAGACCAGGTCGGGTTCGCGTTCGAACAGCAGCGGTCCGGGCTGGATGCCGTACTGCTGGAAGGCCGCGAGCATCACGGCGGCGACGGCCGTCGTCGGCAGTCCGAGCGTCAGCATCGACACGAGCGTGCCGGCCGCCGACGCGGACGCCGCGGACTCCGGTCCCGCCACGCCCTCGATGGCCCCCTTGCCGAACTCCTCCTTGTGCCGGGAGAGCCGCTTCTCGGTGACGTACGACAGGAACGTGGGGATCTCCGCGCCGCCCGCGGGGACGGCACCGAAGGGGAACCCGATCAGCGGGCCGCGCAGCCAGGGCTTCCAGGTCCTGCGGACGTCGGACCCGGCGAGCCAGGGGCGGCCGACGGGTACCGCCTCGCCGGTGGTGCGGCGCAGATGGGCGGCGACCCACAGCGCCTCGCCGATCGCGAACAGGCCGACGGCGACGATGACGACGTCGATGCCGTCCGCGAGCTGGAGCGAGCCGAACGTGAGCCGCTGCTGTCCGGTCAGCTGGTCCAGGCCGACGAGGCCGAGGGTGAGTCCGACGAGCAGCGAGGCCAGTCCGCGGATGCGGGAGGAGCCGAGGACGGAGGTGACGGCGATGAAGGCCAGCACCATGATGGCGAAGTAGTCGGGGGCCCCGATGTCGACGGCGAGTGCGGCGACGGCCGGGGCGAGCGCGACGAGCAGGACCGTGCCGATCATGCCGCCCGCGAAGTGGCCGACGGCGGCGGCCGCGAGCGCCTGTGCTCCCCGGCCGGCCTTGGCCATGGGGTTGCCCTCGATCGCGGCGACCACCGCCGCGCTCTCGCCGGGGGTGTTGAGCAGGATGGACGTGGTCGATCCGCCGAACATGGCCCCGTAGTAGATGCCCGCGAACATGATGAACGCGCCGGTCGGTTCGAGGCCGTAGGTGACGGGCAGCAGCAGCGCGACCGCCATGGCCGGGCCGATGCCGGGCAGCACTCCGATGGCCGTGCCGAGCAGCACTCCGAGTGCCGCCCAGAGGAGGTTGACCGGGGTCAGTGCCGTCCCGAAGCCGTCGAGGAGGGAGTTGAGCGAGTCCATCGGCTAGAGCACCCCCATCAGCGGGCCACCGGGCAGCGGTACCCCGAGCAGGTTGTTGAAGACGAGGAAGGTGGCGAGTGAGAGCACGGCCGCGATCAGCGGGTCGCGCCGCGGGTGCCTGCTGCCCAGCGCGTACGCCGAGCCCCAGAAGAGCAGCGCCCCGGAGACGGGGAAGCCGAGCGGCTCGATGAGCACGGCGTTGCCGAGGAAGACACCGGCGAGCAGCAGCACGGTGCGCCGGTCGGCGGGTTCGGCGAGGTCGATGTCCTCGCCGGTCCCGGCCTCGCCGCGGCCGCCGCGCAGCACGTCCACGGCGAGGAGGGCGGCGGTCACCAGCAGTCCGGTGCCGACGACGAGCGGCACGGTCCCGGGTCCCACGGGACCGCGCTGGGCGAGGTCGAGGGGCATCGTCAGCGCGTCGGTCAGGACGAGGACGCCGATGACAGCGAGCAGCAGGCTCACACCGAGTTCGGAGTGGTCCCTCAGCCAGGAGCGGCCCGCCGGGGCGGCGGGTGCCTCCGGTGCGGTCGGTGTGGTCCGCGTGCTCACAACCCCAGCTCCTTCAGTACGGAGTCGACGCGGCGGTCCTGCGTCTGAAGGAAGTCGCCGAACTCGTCGCCGGGCAGGAAGGCGTCGTCCCAGCCGTTCTTCCGCATCGACTCCCGCCACTGCTTCGAGCCGTGCAGCTCGGTGACGAGGCCGATGAGCTTGTCGCGTTCGGCGGCGGAGAGTCCGGGCGGGGCGACGATGCCGCGCCAGTTGGTGAAGTCGGTGTCGAGTCCGGACTCGCGCAGGGTGGGTGCGTCGAGGCCGGGCACGCGCTTCGGCCCGGTCACGGCCAGCAGCCGCAGCTCCCCGGACCTGATCTGGTCGAGGTACTCGCCGACGCCCGAGACACCGAAGGCGATCTTGTTGCCGAGGATGGAGGCGAGGAGTTCGCCGCCGCCGTCGAAGGGAACGTAGTTGACGGACCTGGGCGCGATGCCCGCTGCCCGTGCCATCAGCATGGGGGCGAGGTGGTCGGGGCCTCCGGGTGAGGAGCCGCCGCCCACGGGCACCGCGGCGGGGTCCTTCTTCCAGGCCGCGACGAGTTGCCGGATGGTCTTGTACGGAGAGTCCTTCGCGACCACCACGATGTCCTGCTCCTCGGTGAGCCGGGCGATGGGGGTGGTGTCGGCGAGGGTCTTCGGCGACTTGTTGGTGTGCACGGCGCCGACGACGCCGAGCCCCATCGACATGGCGAGCCTGCCGTTGCCGTGTTCGCCGACGAGCCGGGTCAGTCCGACGGTGCCGCCCGCGCCGGGCAGGTTGAACACCTCGATGTTGTGGGTGAGCTCGGCCTCCTCGGCGTTCTTCGCCGCCGTGCGGGCCGTGATGTCGTAGCCGCCGCCCGGCGAGTTGGGGACCATGAAGCGCAGGCCGGGGATTCGGGTACCGGTGTCGGCGCCGCTGCCGGGGGTGAGCAGCGGTGGCCCCACGAGCACCAGCAGCGCCGCCCCGAGGAGGGCGAGGGGAGTGCGCGATCGCACGTGAGCCGCCTTTCGGTTCTGAGCAGGGGACGTGTGAAGTGGCCCACATGTTGCCTGCGCGTTAAGAAGCTGTCTCTCTTCCGGAACCAACGGACGTTGTGGTCCTTGTGGTCGCGGCCTAGCGTGTCGGCGTGACGCAGCGCTCTCCCGGCCCGCACGGCCTCCCGATGCCGCTCCACCGCGGGCCTCGACCCCGGCCGAGGCGAGGGGGCCCCGGCCGGAGCGGGCCGCCGGGCACCCGGGCCAGGGTTTCGGCGACGGTCGGCACGGGTCCGTCCGGCACGATCCCGTCCTGCGCGGGCTCGTCCCCGCCGGGCGGCCCCGGCACAGGCCGGCCCGGCGGGGACGCGTCCGTCGCGGGCCCGTCCCGCGTGGTGCGCGTCCTGCGAGGTGGTTGGCGGTGAACGTCCTCGTGGTGGACGACGACTTCATGGTCGCCAAGCTGCACACCCGCTATGTGTCCGCGACGCCCGGCTTCACCGTCGCGGGGGTGGCGCACAGCGGCGCCGAGGCGCTGCGTGCGGTGGACCGGCTGCGCCCCGATCTGGTGCTGCTGGACATCTATCTGCCCGACATGGACGGGATCGGGGTGCTGCGCGAACTTCGCGCGGCGGAGGAGCTGGACGCGGAGCGGCAGCCGGTGGACGTCCTGTTCATCACGGCGGCCCGGGACGCCGGCACGGTCCGCTCGGCACTGCGCGCCGGCGCTCTGCACTATCTGATCAAGCCGTTCAGCCCGGCGGCGCTCCAGGAGCAGCTGCGGCACGTGGCCTCGCTCCGGAGCAGGCTGGAGTCGCTTGACGAGGCACGCCAGGAGGACGTGGACCAGCTCTTCGGCACCCGTCCGCCCGGGTCCCGCGAGCTCCCCAAGGGGCTCGCCGCCCACACGGCGGACCTGGTCGACCGCATCCTGCGCGAGCACCCGGAGGGCATGTCGGCCACCGAGTGCGCGGAAGCCGGGTCCCTCTCCCGCGTCAGCGCCCGCCGGTACCTGGAGTACTTCGCGGAGACGGGCCGCGCGGAAGTGACCCTCCGGTACGGCGGCACGGGACGGCCCGAGCGCCGGTACCGGCGGCTCGGCTGAACTCCCGTTCAGTAACCCCACTGGTCAACCAATAGTTGACGCTCGTATCATCTGCCCCATCGAGGTGGGGGGTTCCACCGCGCAGCGCCGGCCGGGTCAGGGGGCCTCGCGCGCCGTGCTGCCCCTGAGCGTGGCCCCCGCCGTCAACAGTCATTGATTCCGGCGGGCGGTCGCGTTCCGCCGGTTCGACCCGAGGGGTTGACGAGTGCAGATTCGCACGCGTGGTGGCCGGCACAAGCGCCGTACGGGACTCGCGCTTCCTGCCGTGGCCGTCGTCGTCGCGCTGGCAGGGGCGGGGATCGCGGTCACCGAGTCCGGTTCCGCGGAGGCGGGTGAGGCGCCCCGGATCGGCGCGGACGCGCAGAAGCCCGTACAGCCGTCGCAGAAGGAGCTCCTGAGGCGCGTCGGCCTGGCGACGGATGCGGCGGGCGCTTCCGTCCGCAGCGACGGCACGCGCGGCGTGCCCAGCGCACGCATCATCGGTGGTTCCACGACCACCATCGCGGCCGCGCCGTGGATGGCCCAGCTCCACTACTACGACGAGACCACCGGCACCGGATTCCTGTGCGGCGGTGTGGTCATCGCCCCGTCCAAGGTCGCGACGGCCGCACAGTGCGTCAAGGGCGCCAAGTGGTACAAGGGCGGCACCGTCGTCGTCGGCACCGACCGTACGCCCACCCAGAACACCGACGGCACCTGGGACTGGCACGGCGGGACGCTGCTCGGCGCCTACCGGCAGTGGCACCACCCCCAGTTCAGCCTCTCCACGCTGGACAACGACGTGGCCGTGCTGACGCTCACCTCGCCGGTGCCGTCCACCGTCAAGCCGCTGCCGCTCGCCCAGCCGACCGACTCCGCGCTCTACCAGGCGGGGCTCGACGGCAAGGTGTACGGCTGGGGCAAGACCACGTCCGGGCCGGGTGGGGCGGCAGCGACGCTGAAGGTGGCGGACGCGGACGTCGTCTCCGACACCGCCTGCGCCGCGGCGTACCCGGGCGGCGGCTTCGTCAAGGGCCACATGCTCTGCGCCGGGGCCGCACCGACGGGCGACGACGGCACCAGCGAGACCACCTGCAGCGGTGACTCCGGCGGCCCGCTGGTCGTCGGCGGCAGGCTCGCCGGCATCGTCTCCGGGGAGAACTGCTCGACGGCGGGCAAGTACGGCCTGTACGCGAAGGTCTCCACGTACTCCGCCCCGGTCCAGGCCCGGGTGGACGACGCCAACTGGAACTACGACCACACGGCCGACCTGCTGGCCCGCCGGGCGTCGGACGGCACGCTGTTCGGCTGGACGTCGAAGGTCACCTCCCTCAGCCGTACGTTCGACCACGGCTGGTTCGGCGGGTACACCCTGTCGCTGCAGACCGACCTCGACCGGGACGACTACCAGGACGTGCTGCTCCGCGGCTCCAACGGCGACGTCTACTGGGACCACTACGTCCCGTCGTCCGACACGTACGAGCGCAAGCTCGTGGCCAAGGGCTGGAGCAAGCACAAGCAGATCGTCGCCCCCGGTGACGTGACCGGCGACGAGCTGCCCGACATGCTCGCGGTCGACTCCACCGGCACCATGCGCGTGTACCCCGGCAAGGGCAACGGCGGCTTCGC
It contains:
- a CDS encoding Bug family tripartite tricarboxylate transporter substrate binding protein, which translates into the protein MRSRTPLALLGAALLVLVGPPLLTPGSGADTGTRIPGLRFMVPNSPGGGYDITARTAAKNAEEAELTHNIEVFNLPGAGGTVGLTRLVGEHGNGRLAMSMGLGVVGAVHTNKSPKTLADTTPIARLTEEQDIVVVAKDSPYKTIRQLVAAWKKDPAAVPVGGGSSPGGPDHLAPMLMARAAGIAPRSVNYVPFDGGGELLASILGNKIAFGVSGVGEYLDQIRSGELRLLAVTGPKRVPGLDAPTLRESGLDTDFTNWRGIVAPPGLSAAERDKLIGLVTELHGSKQWRESMRKNGWDDAFLPGDEFGDFLQTQDRRVDSVLKELGL
- a CDS encoding response regulator; its protein translation is MNVLVVDDDFMVAKLHTRYVSATPGFTVAGVAHSGAEALRAVDRLRPDLVLLDIYLPDMDGIGVLRELRAAEELDAERQPVDVLFITAARDAGTVRSALRAGALHYLIKPFSPAALQEQLRHVASLRSRLESLDEARQEDVDQLFGTRPPGSRELPKGLAAHTADLVDRILREHPEGMSATECAEAGSLSRVSARRYLEYFAETGRAEVTLRYGGTGRPERRYRRLG
- a CDS encoding trypsin-like serine protease, whose product is MQIRTRGGRHKRRTGLALPAVAVVVALAGAGIAVTESGSAEAGEAPRIGADAQKPVQPSQKELLRRVGLATDAAGASVRSDGTRGVPSARIIGGSTTTIAAAPWMAQLHYYDETTGTGFLCGGVVIAPSKVATAAQCVKGAKWYKGGTVVVGTDRTPTQNTDGTWDWHGGTLLGAYRQWHHPQFSLSTLDNDVAVLTLTSPVPSTVKPLPLAQPTDSALYQAGLDGKVYGWGKTTSGPGGAAATLKVADADVVSDTACAAAYPGGGFVKGHMLCAGAAPTGDDGTSETTCSGDSGGPLVVGGRLAGIVSGENCSTAGKYGLYAKVSTYSAPVQARVDDANWNYDHTADLLARRASDGTLFGWTSKVTSLSRTFDHGWFGGYTLSLQTDLDRDDYQDVLLRGSNGDVYWDHYVPSSDTYERKLVAKGWSKHKQIVAPGDVTGDELPDMLAVDSTGTMRVYPGKGNGGFAAPIAVGTGWGSFTMVRGHGDFTADGKADIFARKSDGKTYLYKGTGVATKPWAAPVLVGAFGSMNAIVTTGDVNSDGHADVMTRDTTGKLWLYPGKGNGGFNARVAFGTGWQAYNLFG
- a CDS encoding tripartite tricarboxylate transporter TctB family protein, which codes for MSTRTTPTAPEAPAAPAGRSWLRDHSELGVSLLLAVIGVLVLTDALTMPLDLAQRGPVGPGTVPLVVGTGLLVTAALLAVDVLRGGRGEAGTGEDIDLAEPADRRTVLLLAGVFLGNAVLIEPLGFPVSGALLFWGSAYALGSRHPRRDPLIAAVLSLATFLVFNNLLGVPLPGGPLMGVL
- a CDS encoding GNAT family N-acetyltransferase, which codes for MTDASHPPRLRGAGGTPRPAGPADVPRVKAVTDAAYHHYIERIGLVPAPMQADHAANVAAGRVRVTGDPVDGVLVLVPEPGHLWLDSIAVHPDAQGTGLGRRLLAWVEEHARELGLPEVRLLTNAMMWENRRMYERYGYEVVERRTEGPYDRFHYRKPLR
- a CDS encoding tripartite tricarboxylate transporter permease codes for the protein MDSLNSLLDGFGTALTPVNLLWAALGVLLGTAIGVLPGIGPAMAVALLLPVTYGLEPTGAFIMFAGIYYGAMFGGSTTSILLNTPGESAAVVAAIEGNPMAKAGRGAQALAAAAVGHFAGGMIGTVLLVALAPAVAALAVDIGAPDYFAIMVLAFIAVTSVLGSSRIRGLASLLVGLTLGLVGLDQLTGQQRLTFGSLQLADGIDVVIVAVGLFAIGEALWVAAHLRRTTGEAVPVGRPWLAGSDVRRTWKPWLRGPLIGFPFGAVPAGGAEIPTFLSYVTEKRLSRHKEEFGKGAIEGVAGPESAASASAAGTLVSMLTLGLPTTAVAAVMLAAFQQYGIQPGPLLFEREPDLVWGLIASLFVGMVLLLALNLPLAPLWAKLLRIPRPYLYAGILFFAAVGAYAVGGEPLDLLILLLIGLIGFGMRRYGLPVLPAVIGVILGPAAEQQLRRALQISDGSVTGLVDTPFSVAVYAVIAVLLAWPSVKKLVGRRRSVTA